A single genomic interval of Halomonas sp. GT harbors:
- a CDS encoding hybrid sensor histidine kinase/response regulator, protein MFHGGLLVAVSLLYIAVLFGIAWFGDRRARTHGASRRRPIIYSLALAIYCTSWTFYGAVGQAATAGWSFASIFVGPILTFLLFWPVLAKMIRVAKHQNVTSIADFIASRYGKTQSLAAFASLVALIGTLPYIALQLKAVSTTFSVLTDAADMTHTPLFGDTAFYVAIVMAIFAILFGTRHTDATEHHEGLIHAVAFESLVKLLAFVVLGAFVTWGMFDGLGELMGHAESQLELQRQLANQDFGQSFWAQTLLAMLAILCLPRQFHVAVVENIHPDDATKARWLFPLYLLAVAFFVVPLAAAGLLLFSESGVEPDTYVLALSMASGQQWLTLLTFIGGFSAATGMVIVAAVAVSIMISNEIVIPALFRLRWFDTKARDYGRLVLRARRLTIVAVLAMAYGFYQLIGEFTSLASIGMLSFAAAAQFAPALIGGLYWKRGNRLGVIVGMNAGFAIWAYSLLMPAMINAGVLPQVWLAGGPLGLNWLSPTTLFGLNLGDPFTHGVMLSLGINLFCYIFVSQVTSQRVVERIQASLFVDSVETRQTSVNRPWTGATTVGDLKVLCERFLGAGQVDRAFEDYARRAGKPMEDSSRASIDVIQFTERFLASVLGASSARIVVNSALQGRGIGISDVISIVDEASQVLEFNRALLQATIENINQGISVVDQNLRLVVWNQRYLELFRFPDHLIRVGAPMDRIFRYNAHNGEYGPGDPEEHVQLLLDNIRDGQPHRYVRYRQDGSVLEVQGNPMPGGGFVYTYQDITQQKRIEEALIRSENNIRIYTDNVPALIAYFDKECRYLFTNRAYEQAFDIDRNAVIGRRYEDVLPVKKAEERMPWVQRTLAGERVSFEVSMRVNDAMRYMLVTYTPHFGDSQSILGFFALYQDITERRQAEIALKETNETLEERVRERTQALSEANAALRQENRVRAEAEQALRQAKQLAEDANASKTRFLAAASHDLLQPLNAARLFTSALMQNVTASDTQRTISHIDNSLQAAEELLGTLLDISKLDAGALTPRRSHFALADIIRPLRAEFEVMADDRGLDLVVVPTQQWVDSDPQMLRRIVQNFLSNAIRYTQEGRVLLGCRRQAGRLSIEVWDSGPGIPESKLTEIFQEFRRLDQVSRHKESEKGLGLGLSIADRMSRVLDHPIKVRSWVGVGTAFCVSVPIVAAREVTLADQEPQNRRSGNKLAGTRIVCIDNETLILEGMTAMLSGWGCEVFTATSIGGAKSILRNMDGDPDAILADYHLDNEVTGLMALEALSERFEGAVPGIVITADRTETVAEEIKRAGYQLLLKPVKPAALRALLTRTLQASRAGGKT, encoded by the coding sequence ATGTTTCATGGCGGTCTGCTGGTCGCAGTATCATTGCTTTACATTGCGGTGCTGTTTGGAATTGCCTGGTTCGGTGATCGCCGTGCACGAACTCACGGCGCAAGCCGCCGACGGCCAATCATCTACAGTTTGGCATTGGCCATTTACTGCACCTCGTGGACGTTTTACGGCGCGGTGGGGCAAGCAGCCACGGCTGGCTGGTCATTCGCCAGTATCTTTGTCGGCCCGATATTAACGTTTCTGCTGTTTTGGCCTGTTCTGGCAAAAATGATTCGCGTTGCTAAACACCAAAACGTCACGTCAATCGCTGACTTTATTGCTTCCCGCTACGGCAAAACACAGTCTCTTGCGGCGTTTGCCAGTTTAGTCGCCCTCATTGGTACCCTGCCCTACATTGCCCTGCAGTTAAAAGCGGTGTCTACCACCTTTAGCGTTCTGACCGACGCAGCGGATATGACCCATACGCCGCTATTTGGCGACACAGCGTTTTATGTTGCTATTGTTATGGCAATCTTCGCTATCCTTTTCGGGACTCGCCACACGGACGCGACAGAGCACCACGAAGGCCTGATTCATGCGGTAGCATTTGAATCTCTGGTAAAGTTGCTGGCGTTTGTTGTCCTCGGCGCGTTTGTTACTTGGGGCATGTTTGATGGCCTAGGCGAACTAATGGGCCACGCCGAAAGCCAATTGGAGTTGCAGCGCCAGCTAGCCAATCAAGATTTTGGTCAAAGCTTCTGGGCGCAAACACTGCTCGCGATGCTCGCCATACTTTGCCTGCCTCGCCAGTTTCATGTGGCGGTGGTGGAAAATATCCATCCAGACGATGCAACGAAAGCACGCTGGCTATTTCCTCTTTACCTACTCGCAGTCGCCTTTTTTGTTGTGCCTTTGGCGGCAGCTGGTTTACTGCTATTTTCTGAAAGCGGGGTTGAGCCTGATACTTATGTACTTGCTCTTTCGATGGCGTCCGGCCAGCAGTGGCTGACCCTTCTCACCTTTATTGGCGGATTCTCTGCCGCGACAGGCATGGTTATTGTGGCGGCCGTGGCAGTATCCATCATGATTTCTAATGAAATTGTGATCCCAGCACTATTTAGATTGCGTTGGTTCGACACCAAAGCCCGCGACTATGGCCGCTTAGTACTCCGCGCGCGCCGCTTGACCATTGTTGCTGTCCTAGCCATGGCCTATGGGTTCTACCAGCTTATTGGCGAATTCACCTCGCTGGCTTCGATTGGCATGCTTTCCTTTGCCGCTGCCGCTCAATTTGCCCCAGCACTCATCGGCGGGCTGTACTGGAAACGCGGTAACCGTCTCGGCGTTATTGTTGGCATGAACGCAGGCTTTGCGATCTGGGCATACAGCCTGCTAATGCCCGCAATGATCAATGCCGGCGTGCTCCCTCAAGTCTGGCTAGCGGGCGGTCCTTTAGGGCTCAATTGGCTATCGCCCACAACCCTATTTGGCTTAAACCTCGGCGACCCATTTACCCACGGTGTCATGCTGTCGCTGGGTATCAACTTATTCTGCTACATCTTTGTTTCACAAGTGACTTCTCAGCGGGTTGTAGAGCGTATTCAGGCATCGCTTTTTGTCGATAGCGTTGAAACACGCCAAACCTCCGTAAACCGCCCTTGGACAGGCGCCACTACTGTTGGCGACCTTAAAGTACTTTGTGAGCGTTTTCTGGGGGCAGGCCAAGTAGATCGCGCGTTTGAGGATTACGCACGACGCGCGGGCAAACCCATGGAAGATAGTTCACGGGCGTCTATCGACGTCATCCAATTTACCGAACGCTTTCTTGCGTCAGTGTTAGGTGCATCGTCAGCACGAATAGTCGTTAACTCAGCACTTCAGGGGCGCGGCATTGGCATTTCAGATGTCATTTCAATCGTTGATGAAGCCTCTCAAGTCTTAGAGTTCAACCGCGCATTGCTCCAAGCCACCATTGAAAACATCAACCAGGGTATTAGCGTGGTTGACCAGAATTTACGCTTGGTGGTGTGGAACCAACGTTATTTAGAGCTGTTCCGCTTCCCTGATCACTTGATACGGGTCGGCGCCCCCATGGATCGCATTTTTCGCTACAACGCGCACAACGGCGAATATGGCCCAGGAGACCCAGAGGAGCACGTTCAACTGCTGCTAGACAACATTCGCGACGGCCAGCCCCATCGTTATGTGCGCTATCGCCAAGATGGCAGCGTATTGGAAGTCCAAGGCAACCCGATGCCTGGCGGTGGTTTTGTCTATACCTATCAAGATATTACTCAGCAGAAGCGCATCGAAGAGGCGCTGATCCGCTCTGAAAATAACATCCGTATCTACACCGATAATGTACCCGCGCTGATTGCCTACTTTGATAAAGAGTGCCGTTACTTATTTACCAACCGCGCTTACGAACAAGCTTTCGATATTGATCGTAATGCCGTGATTGGACGCCGATACGAAGACGTATTACCGGTTAAAAAAGCCGAAGAGCGTATGCCATGGGTTCAGCGAACGCTGGCAGGCGAGCGCGTCAGTTTTGAAGTCTCAATGCGCGTTAATGATGCCATGCGCTATATGCTGGTCACCTATACGCCCCACTTTGGCGATAGCCAATCGATTTTAGGTTTCTTCGCGCTTTATCAAGACATTACTGAGCGCCGCCAAGCTGAAATCGCTTTGAAAGAGACTAACGAAACTCTGGAAGAACGCGTTCGCGAGCGCACACAAGCACTTTCCGAGGCCAACGCGGCGCTGCGCCAAGAGAACCGTGTGCGCGCTGAAGCAGAGCAAGCGCTGCGCCAAGCGAAGCAATTAGCTGAAGATGCTAACGCTTCCAAAACGCGCTTTTTGGCTGCCGCCAGTCATGACTTGCTACAGCCGCTGAACGCAGCCCGGCTGTTTACCTCCGCATTAATGCAGAACGTCACCGCTAGCGACACCCAGCGTACCATCAGCCATATTGATAACTCACTTCAAGCCGCTGAAGAGCTGCTTGGCACTCTGCTAGATATTTCAAAGCTTGATGCGGGTGCCCTCACACCGCGACGCAGCCACTTTGCACTGGCGGATATTATTCGTCCACTGCGTGCCGAATTTGAAGTAATGGCCGATGACCGTGGACTGGATCTTGTCGTCGTACCGACGCAACAGTGGGTAGATTCCGATCCGCAGATGCTTCGCCGGATTGTACAAAACTTTCTTTCCAACGCGATCCGTTATACTCAAGAAGGTCGTGTACTACTAGGCTGCCGCCGCCAAGCCGGAAGGCTTTCCATAGAAGTATGGGATAGCGGGCCTGGTATTCCCGAATCGAAGCTAACGGAAATTTTTCAAGAGTTCCGTCGGTTGGATCAAGTTTCGCGCCATAAAGAAAGTGAGAAAGGGCTCGGCTTAGGCTTATCAATCGCCGATCGTATGAGCCGTGTACTTGACCACCCAATTAAGGTTCGATCCTGGGTAGGTGTGGGAACTGCATTTTGCGTCAGCGTACCCATTGTTGCCGCCCGTGAAGTAACCTTAGCGGACCAAGAACCCCAAAACCGCCGTAGCGGTAATAAGTTAGCGGGTACCCGCATAGTTTGTATCGATAACGAAACGCTCATTTTAGAAGGCATGACGGCCATGCTAAGCGGCTGGGGATGCGAGGTATTCACAGCGACCAGCATTGGCGGTGCAAAATCGATTCTGCGTAATATGGACGGCGACCCCGATGCTATTTTGGCAGACTATCACCTAGACAACGAAGTCACGGGCCTGATGGCACTCGAAGCCCTCAGTGAGCGCTTTGAGGGTGCCGTACCAGGCATTGTAATTACCGCCGACCGGACGGAAACGGTGGCCGAGGAAATCAAGCGCGCGGGTTATCAACTGCTGCTTAAGCCGGTCAAACCTGCCGCGCTGCGCGCGCTTTTAACTCGCACGCTTCAGGCCAGCCGGGCAGGAGGGAAAACGTAG
- the acs gene encoding acetate--CoA ligase, whose product MSEHKNVYPVRDSIAASAWADKDKYAAMYQQSMDDPESFWAEQAKRLDWIKTPTKIKNTSFARDNVDIRWFEDGELNVSANCLDRHLEKRGDQTAIIWEGDNPNDSKHITYRELYERTNQLANGLKSLGVKKGDTVTLYMPMIPEAAMAMLACARIGAVHSVVFGGFSPDAVAQRVIGADSKLVITADESVRGGKHVPLKENVDSALTRDGTDVCKNVLVVKRTGGDIDWKEGRDIWFDELVDKQSTECQAETMNAEDPLFILYTSGSTGAPKGLKHTTGGYLTYAAMTHQYVFDYQEGEVYWCTADVGWVTGHSYIVYGPLANGATTLMFEGVPSYPSHGRMGEIVDKHQVNILYTAPTAVRALMAHGDNVMDSSKRDSLRLLGSVGEPINPEAWEWFYRVIGNEKCPIVDTWWQTETGGIMIAPLPGATDLKPGSATTPFFGVNPALVDNEGHKLEGETEGNLVILDSWPGQARSIWGDHERFVQTYFSTYDGMYFTGDGCRRDEDGYYWITGRVDDVLNVSGHRMGTAEIESSLVAHSAVAEAAVVGFPHDIKGQGIYIYVTLNDGIDPTDELKKELTQWVRKDIGPIASPDVIQWAPGLPKTRSGKIMRRILRKIAANECDGLGDTSTLADPSVVDELIEHRANQ is encoded by the coding sequence ATGAGCGAGCATAAAAACGTCTATCCAGTGCGCGATAGTATCGCTGCCAGTGCATGGGCTGATAAAGATAAATATGCGGCAATGTATCAGCAGTCCATGGATGACCCGGAGAGTTTCTGGGCCGAGCAAGCAAAGCGTCTTGACTGGATCAAAACGCCAACGAAGATTAAAAACACCTCCTTCGCACGAGATAATGTTGATATCCGCTGGTTTGAAGATGGTGAGCTAAACGTTAGCGCCAACTGTCTAGATCGCCATTTGGAGAAGCGTGGCGACCAAACAGCGATTATCTGGGAGGGAGATAATCCTAACGATTCAAAACATATTACTTACCGTGAGCTTTATGAGCGCACTAACCAGCTGGCCAACGGCCTGAAGTCGCTGGGAGTAAAGAAAGGCGATACAGTGACGCTGTATATGCCAATGATTCCCGAGGCGGCCATGGCTATGTTGGCATGTGCCCGTATTGGTGCAGTGCACTCTGTTGTGTTTGGCGGCTTTTCTCCGGACGCAGTCGCTCAGCGGGTAATTGGTGCTGATTCTAAACTGGTGATCACTGCTGATGAGTCAGTGCGTGGTGGTAAACACGTACCCCTTAAAGAGAATGTCGATTCGGCTCTGACGCGCGATGGCACTGATGTGTGCAAAAACGTATTGGTGGTGAAGCGTACAGGCGGTGATATTGACTGGAAGGAAGGTCGTGACATTTGGTTTGACGAGCTGGTGGATAAGCAATCTACCGAATGCCAGGCTGAAACCATGAATGCCGAAGATCCGCTGTTTATTCTCTATACCTCTGGATCAACCGGTGCGCCTAAGGGCTTAAAGCATACCACTGGCGGCTACCTGACCTATGCAGCGATGACTCATCAGTACGTTTTCGACTATCAAGAAGGCGAAGTTTACTGGTGTACAGCGGACGTAGGCTGGGTGACCGGCCATAGCTATATCGTGTACGGACCGCTTGCCAATGGTGCAACCACACTAATGTTTGAAGGTGTGCCGAGCTATCCAAGCCATGGCCGCATGGGGGAAATTGTTGATAAGCATCAGGTCAATATCCTCTATACCGCGCCTACTGCTGTCCGTGCATTAATGGCGCATGGTGATAACGTGATGGACTCCAGCAAGCGTGACTCACTTCGCTTGCTGGGTTCTGTGGGCGAACCTATCAACCCCGAAGCTTGGGAGTGGTTCTATCGCGTCATTGGCAATGAGAAGTGCCCTATTGTAGACACCTGGTGGCAAACCGAAACGGGCGGCATTATGATCGCGCCACTTCCCGGCGCTACTGATCTAAAGCCTGGCTCTGCTACAACGCCCTTCTTTGGTGTGAACCCTGCGCTGGTGGATAATGAAGGCCATAAATTGGAAGGTGAGACAGAAGGCAACCTAGTCATTCTCGACTCCTGGCCGGGCCAAGCGCGCTCCATTTGGGGCGACCACGAACGCTTTGTACAGACATACTTCTCTACTTACGACGGCATGTATTTCACTGGGGATGGCTGCCGCCGGGATGAGGATGGCTATTACTGGATTACAGGCCGGGTTGACGACGTACTTAACGTCTCAGGCCACCGTATGGGTACTGCTGAAATAGAGTCGTCTCTCGTTGCTCACTCGGCAGTGGCAGAAGCCGCCGTCGTCGGTTTCCCGCACGATATTAAAGGCCAGGGCATCTATATCTATGTAACACTAAATGATGGTATTGATCCCACGGATGAACTCAAAAAAGAGCTAACCCAATGGGTGCGTAAAGATATTGGTCCGATTGCATCGCCAGATGTAATTCAGTGGGCTCCTGGGCTGCCAAAAACACGTTCTGGTAAAATTATGCGCCGCATTTTACGTAAAATTGCTGCCAATGAATGTGACGGCCTAGGAGATACCAGCACGCTGGCTGATCCGTCGGTGGTGGATGAACTCATTGAGCATCGTGCAAACCAGTAA
- a CDS encoding SprT-like domain-containing protein has translation MKTLPLPPWPAEKLATLSSEALMHAVRDRADEALKRCQEVYPALPAPKVWFDLKGASAGQAHLGRGGLRFNPVLLSNNRQAFFDEVIPHEMAHWLVFHLANGTRFKPHGREWQAVMRDLFGLEPKVTHRFDVQDAQSRPYYYQCGCQTHRFTARRHSLVVKGRRYCCRHCDQTLVYSAFEKL, from the coding sequence ATGAAGACTTTACCATTGCCCCCATGGCCTGCTGAAAAACTTGCGACACTATCTTCAGAGGCGCTCATGCATGCCGTGCGAGACAGAGCTGATGAAGCGTTAAAACGCTGCCAAGAAGTCTATCCTGCGCTGCCAGCGCCAAAGGTGTGGTTCGACTTAAAAGGTGCCTCAGCAGGGCAGGCGCATCTAGGGCGTGGCGGGCTGCGTTTTAATCCTGTTTTACTGAGCAATAATCGGCAGGCGTTTTTTGACGAGGTGATTCCCCATGAAATGGCGCATTGGTTAGTCTTTCATTTAGCGAATGGCACGCGCTTTAAACCGCATGGTCGAGAATGGCAAGCCGTCATGCGAGACCTGTTTGGCCTGGAGCCTAAGGTGACTCATCGCTTTGATGTTCAGGATGCCCAATCTCGGCCATATTATTATCAATGTGGCTGTCAAACACATCGTTTCACTGCCAGGCGTCATTCTTTAGTGGTAAAGGGACGTCGCTATTGCTGCCGTCATTGTGATCAGACCTTGGTCTACAGCGCTTTTGAAAAACTTTGA
- a CDS encoding response regulator, with the protein MAVAHKFIVADDHPLFRAALTQALRQLAPQAEIVEADTMEATTEVVNRHPDADLILLDLHMPGAHGFSGLIQLRGQMPDIPVAVVSGSDEPYVVRRAIDYGASGFIPKSSSLQLIAEAVGEILQGEVWLPEALANVLDETSEEESRFAEAIASLTPQQFRVLNMLTEGLLNKQIAYELSVSEATIKAHVTAILRKLGVHSRTQAVIAAQKLEVEPPKVSS; encoded by the coding sequence ATGGCAGTAGCCCATAAGTTTATCGTCGCAGACGACCATCCGCTGTTTCGTGCAGCGCTCACCCAGGCGTTGCGCCAGTTAGCCCCCCAGGCTGAGATTGTCGAAGCCGACACCATGGAAGCCACCACTGAGGTCGTTAATCGACATCCTGATGCTGATTTGATTTTGCTAGACCTCCATATGCCTGGAGCGCATGGCTTTTCAGGTTTGATTCAATTGCGTGGCCAGATGCCCGATATTCCGGTGGCGGTTGTTTCAGGCAGTGACGAGCCCTATGTAGTGCGTCGTGCAATTGACTACGGCGCGTCAGGCTTTATTCCTAAATCTTCCTCACTACAGCTAATTGCTGAAGCTGTGGGGGAAATTTTACAAGGGGAAGTTTGGCTGCCAGAAGCGCTGGCGAATGTATTAGATGAAACCAGCGAAGAAGAGTCGCGTTTTGCGGAGGCAATTGCCTCACTGACACCGCAGCAGTTTCGTGTGCTCAATATGCTGACGGAAGGTTTGTTGAATAAACAAATCGCCTATGAGCTTAGCGTCTCAGAAGCCACTATTAAGGCCCACGTGACGGCTATTCTGCGCAAGCTGGGAGTGCACTCACGCACTCAGGCAGTTATTGCTGCTCAGAAACTTGAAGTGGAACCGCCGAAAGTTTCTTCTTGA